The genomic segment AGCATTTTCGCTGAAAAGTCGTCTGATGCAGGTCAAACAAGTCGAGCCGGGTCAATCGATTAGTTACGGCGCGACCTATACAGCGCCGACCGATGAATGGATCGGGACCATTCCGATCGGGTACGCAGATGGTTGGTCACGTAAATTCCAAGGTTATTCCCTGATCGTAGACGGTCTACCGTGCGAAATCGTCGGACGTGTCTGCATGGATCGCTTGATGATTCGTTTACCGCGAGAATATCCGATTGGGACGGAAGTCATCTTGATTGGAGAAGGGGCACCGATTGAAGAGGCGGCCCACTGGCTCGGGACGATTAACTATGAAGTTCTTTGCCAATTCTCGAAGCGTGTTCCGCGTCAATGATTCGTACAGGACATCAATAAGATGGCAAAAATATGTTATTTGTTTGAATTTTGATTGTATTTTCTGAATTCGGCTGATATATTGAAGTAGAAAGTGAGTCGTTCGTTAAGGTTTCAGTGAATCTGGAGGTGCCATTATCTTGGTCCAACAACGGGAAATGCAGTTTGTTGAGCGAAATGTAGCGAAGGAGACGATTGGGATGAAGTCGAACCATACGACCGAAGAACGCAAGCGTCAGCTACGTGAGGAATTGAAACGTGGTTACGAAGAAATGGCAGCAATCAATTTATCGATCGTTGGCGAAATGTTCCAGATTGAAACGGAGGCGGAGTTCTCACTCCTACGTCAAGTAAGCGGGGTGTAAGCTTTGATAGTCAAACGTGGCGACGTGTTTTATGCAAATTTGTCACCTGTGGTCGGATCGGAACAAGGGGGAGTTCGTCCCGTGCTTGTTCTACAAAATGATATTGGTAACCGATTCAGCCCGACAGTTATCGTGGCTGCGATCACGGCACAGATCGACAAAGCCAAACTACCGACCCATGTGGAAGTATATCGAGAGCGACACGGATTAGAACGTGATTCGGTCATCTTACTTGAGCAAATCCGGACAATTGATAAACGCCGTCTAACGGATAAAGTCACACATCTAGATCCAGACACGATGATGAAAGTAAATAGTGCCGTTGCAATCAGCTTAGGCTTGGTTGATTTTTAGGCACTTACATAGAAGCGCAACACAAGAAGAGTCGATACTAGCGTATGCGACTTTTTTTGACCTCTTTTTTTAAAAATGGGTTTTAAAGTTTTCTTTACGGGGAAACATACCCAAGTGACCTTTTTATAAAGGGATGAGGTAGGATGAATAGAAAGACCACATAGACAGATTTTCCTTGAGGAGGAACTTGAAGATGGATTTAACAATTAAAACAGAGCAGCTTGACGGTCAGACGCATCTTTATATCGCAGGTGAGATTGATACGTATACGGCACCAAAGCTTCGTCAAGAATT from the Exiguobacterium sp. BMC-KP genome contains:
- a CDS encoding type II toxin-antitoxin system PemK/MazF family toxin, with product MIVKRGDVFYANLSPVVGSEQGGVRPVLVLQNDIGNRFSPTVIVAAITAQIDKAKLPTHVEVYRERHGLERDSVILLEQIRTIDKRRLTDKVTHLDPDTMMKVNSAVAISLGLVDF